The genomic region TCTCTTCCTACAAGTTCAAGATCTTAGCCTTGGAGTCAAGTGGTGGTATCTTCAAGGCTAGAGACTTGAAGTGTGGATGGTACCTTGCAGCTGCTGGCGTAGGGATCTCCGTCCTATTATCAGGTAGCTGGTCACACGCAATAAGTGTAGGGAGGGCTAGACTGGTCTTCTTCTCAGCTGATTCTACAACGAAACCCCTCCCTCTCCAGCCTACTGTCTCTGACACACCTGCACATGCTCTCAGTGTGTAAGTGGAGGTGTTATCTGCGATATTAAACATCTCGAAGAAGGTTGACCTGGCCAACGACCTGTTGTCATCTAGAATGGCATACGCCCTCGCCTTTTTCTCCGGCTGACCTTCAGGATACACATAAACGAGGCAGATTTTTGAACAAGATTTCCCTGTGGTGCTGTTTCCACAGACCTCTGTGCAAGTTGAGGTGGTGATGCAAGAAGAGGGAAATTCATTTTCCTCCCCACCATGCTTTTCATAGGAGATAACAGCTTGCTTCACTGACCAAGGTGCCGGCCCAGCATGAAGGGCTGCAATGTGCACCCAATGACAGCCTTGCAGGCCTTTTCTCTAAGACAGGCCTTCTGTTCCTCCAGGGGCTTCTCTCTGAAGGCTCTACATTTATGCAGTTGCTGCAGCTTTTTGTGAGCAGGACACGGCTTCTCAGGGCTGTCCAAACCCCAGACCTCATCTTTCTGTTGAGTACTGTCCACCTCTGTTCTGTACACCGTTATTGGAGGTCTTGGTGTTTTCATTGAGAATCTCTCTCCCTTAGGTGGTGCAATGCTGGAAGTTGCGGCGACGAAGCTCAGGTAATTCCTCATCCTTGACTCCTCACGAATGAACCTGGAGAAGACAGAAAACGGTGGGTAGCTAtattgttgtttgtattttgtcCAATGCACCATCCATTTCTCCTGAAGACTAAAGGgcaatttttccaaaataaggTTAATACTACATGCGGCGTCCAGGTAGGAGAGGCCTCGTAAGTAACCTTCCTCTTGGGCACACTGCAGTTCAAGGAGGATGTCACCTAACTCCCGCAAACATTGGGGTTCTCTATAAGAGACCTTGGGGAAACGGACACGCTTTGAGAGCAGTCTCCATTGCCTCTGCAGACCCGTAGCTCTCCTCTAGCTTACCCCAGACCATACTGAGGGCCTCAGCAGGATGTCTGATGTGAACTGACCTCACTCTCCTCACATGCTTGGCGGATTCTGGTCCAAGCCACTTAATTAGCAGGTCGAGTTCCTCACTGGGTTTCAAATCGAGATCCTCAATGGCATTGGAGAATGTGGACCTCCAGGCCCAGTAATCTTCTGGCTTGTCATTGAATTTCTTGGCTCCAGCTGTGAGTAGGTCACGGCGAGCTAAGAACCTTCCCAAATCTGAGGCATCATAGCGGGATCCACCAGACACATTGTCTCCACCTCTAAGTGACTGGTCCTTATCTTTTGTATTGTCTATGGGTGACCATAAGCTCTTAAACTGTGGGGTGTTCTGTTCGCTTTCTGTCCGAGGAGTGAAACAGACCAGCGGGTGTCTCTGGCCAGAAGTTGCTTCAGTAGCAGCTGGGCTGTGTGGGAATAACTGCTGCGAACAGGTTTGTGCTCTGGTGGAGAGTCGTCACGTGGCTTACTGTCAACTTTGACCTCAGTCCCAGGCTGTGGGTTGTCGCCGTATGCTGTTGGCAGGTAGATGTCCATATAGGCAGACTGGTCTCGAACATAGCTTTCAGTTCTCTCAGCTGACCCACAAACCGAGGTTTTGGTCAGCGCCATGTACTCCGGAGAGCCTCTCGATGTCTGCTGTCTCCATGGCTGCTTCAAGGACAGTAGCTTCAGCTCAAGCAGCATCCGCCTCTTTCTCCTGCTGGATGGCTTTCAGCATAGTTTCAAGCAACGTCTCTTGTACCTTAAGCTGAGTCTTTCCTCATGACTtttcctctctgcagctgaCATCTTGGTTGACGTGGATGAAGAAGCTGAGCAGGCTTGATATATATCCACTGAAGCTGAAATTACCGTTGAGTGCGTCTTTTTACTATTCCGCCCTCGTCAACGAGTCCCCTTTCTTAACTAGACAGACAGATAACTCCTCCACACACTGTAGTCAATGATCAATGGATTTATTGAGGTTTGTATTGACAACATGAGAATGgagtaaaactgaaatgaataaataaataaaagcaatgtTGCGCATAATAAGCCTCATTATATAAGTTTTTTCATCATATAACCTTTGTCCATTTCTCTGTACATGGTTAATCATTGAGCTAGCTGAAAGCCATTAACATGTCAAGTCACTTGCTTAgcactgaaaacacatgaaaacatggcctAACAGAGTCATCTACACAAAATACAAACGTCAAAGCAAAACATAGGCAACTTATCAACACTGTACTTACAGACGATGCTTCTTAAAGTAATTCCAACAGAGGATGGATGTAGATGCCACCCATGTGCTCTCTATCAAAGTGTCAGGGAAAAACAAGCTGGCCATCCACAGGACACTGAAGCTAAACAATGAGGACAATAATACACAAACAGAATGAGCACCACCTAGTGGCTGCAGAATGAATTTAAACCCCTTCTTTCCTCAGGCCAATCTCAGacttctgacttttttctcggACTTCAGActttttcttagaattctgactttattctgacttaaatctcagaattctgactttattctaactttaatctcagaattctgactttaatttcagacTTCTGACttgtttctcagaattctgactttattctgactttaatctcagaattctaactttaacctcagaattctgactttatccTCATAATTCTGACGTTATTCTGATTTATATCTCAGTATTCTGGCTTTAATCTCAACTCCtgactttaatatcagaattctgactttcttacAGTCTGAatgtaatctcagaattctgactttaacctcagaattatggctttaatctcagaaatcctgactttaatctcagaattgacTTTCTTAAAGTCTGACTTTATGCGCTTTTTTCCACGTGCCTTTAACAGTTCTTCCttttcaataaatacatttgtttaaatttgaaatCTCCTGCTGCTTAGTGGCTGCAGAAAATGTGTACtgtaaaatgtgcattaaaGCTGGGTCTTCTTAATATTTTGGGCATCGATCCTGGgcttttatttcacaatttaattcaatttattgAGAAGGGTTTAGTTTTGCGTAAAACACCatgctcattttatttatttaaagcttACATTAAGTTTATCTATAACCCTGATCTTAACTTAAATttaatggggggaaaaagatAAGAAATGCCAAAATCAAAAATACCCAAGTGTGAATAGTGTTTAAGAATCTGACGGCATTTGGTATGAGAGGCTTCTTGGTTGCTGTAGCAGCCCTATAGCACCCGCCTGAGGGCAAACTGACAATAGAAAAAGAGGTAGAACAGTAAAGAAGAGTTGTAGGGCCACAAGTAAAAATTCTGCGATTAAAACCAGATTAAAgccagaattatgagattaaaatcagaattttgagattaaagaaaaggtgagaattctgagattaaagaaaaagtgagaattctgagattaaagtcaggattCTGACTTTTTAGCATGTTCTTATCTTCTTCTGGTTACACAAGTGCAGTgttttttccactgtgttaaCATCAACACAGCAGAGCTGCTCCTTCTACCACACAATCCTGCCTCAGGCAAAGTCTGAGATGATGCCAAGTTATGTAAAATGGCCAGAAAGTGCTCCAAAATATGAGGATTGAGGATTGAATGGGACAGTTCTAATTCCACACTGACATTACCACAAACTCACCACAAACTCTGTGACTTTGGACAGAGTTTTGCTGTTGCCGTCTTCCTCCACAACAAACAATTGGTCCCTGCTCACTTTTGCAGGCCCCGCCCACTCACACAGGTGTCAGACGCCCAGGTTGACTGGGACTcattctgtctccctctttttcctctgcagtgtttGTCGGTTTGTCAGCGTCCATGTGTCCACAAGGTGACTCACACGCTGCTGCTTCACCTCCTCGTCCAGCACTGGGAGTCAAACTGGATTCACGACTCACTGGATTGACGTGTGTCTGCGACGTTACCGGGTAAGGAAACCTGTCCCTGGAGACATTTTTGATTCACTACAGCAGGAGAGTGAGGGAAGTTTGACTTTGATGCTGTTGCGGACGAgtatccctcacctcactctACCTGGTGCAGCTTTTCAGTTAGCATCAGAAGATGTTTACTTTGTCCCTGGTGACCTGCTGTAAAACAAGTATTACCAAAGTGGCTGCCTCTACGCCCGATTCTACACAAgtatatttatttcaatttctgccaaattaaaaaaaacatcaataagaagaataatttAATCAAAGgttttacacactgaacctttaatggacactgcacctttaaaagaagaagcaaaCGTGTTTATGTCTCACTCAGATGAAGATAGAGAGGAATAGAACACACCAAGTTACTGCAGGAGGAAGACAACAGAGTCTTCACCTTCCCTCTCGTCCGTGTTGACTCTTGTGGGACATGTAGCTGCAAGCCGGgaggggggtgtgtgtgtgtgtgtgggggggggggggtttactgACCTAGAATTCACAGCGTTGACATCACACCTGGATCTGGAACTGTAAGGGGCAAACCTCCAAGGCTCCCAACAAGTTTAGacctgatgtgtttttgttgatgtgGCCTTCTTATCAAGTCAAAGATCTGAGGGAGATAAATATTCAcaggattctgagattaaagtcagattacagtcagaattctaataaaagtcagaattctaataaaaagtcagaattctaataaaaagtcagaattctaagaaaaagtcagaattctgagaaaagtcagaattcggagatggcagacttcaccccattcacgcaacaggCCTCTGGCGCCCTCCGTTGGCCAGTGCAAGCAAATGtggaagcacagacagacaccaaaaacttcacttcacttcacataGTCAGTTCACTCTGTGGGAGTAAACTGACTATGTGAagtacaggtgttcttcccactctctcctctctggcgacacaGACTCAGATTTTTgacattaccgtaataaccaccaTGTTGGCTTTGAAGTGCAATTAATTTCTCTGGAAACCGCTAGAGTTTtaccgatagcacaaaccgtcacgCGTAACTACAGTGATGCacagtgcgcttgtgcaaatgtgtcgCCAGCGAtacgcttggtgttaaagggttttaacGGTTGGAGGGAACCAGTTCTGTTCTACTATGGGCCCGGGACAACTGACCtttttgaccccccccccccctccattgGCAGGCCTGCCTAAAGCCATCCCCGGCCATGGAAAAGGTTTGGGTGTAACATTGTGACAAATCTAAATGTAGAACCCTGTGCCAGTTGTCCAGCAGAACCAGTTGAACCAGTTGGCTAATAAATTGACACACAGGAATGCACACTCGTGCCCAAAGCAGCCGCAGACTCATGATCTCACACAGAAATGAGAGGTGGTGCAGGGAAATGGCACCAAACtcctgaaccacaaagactaCATTTGCATAACGACATCTGCTGGaaaacacaggacaaacaaCTCGGCTGCTTTGCTTGTGTACAtaagtttgttgtgttttcgctccaatgtaaacatgacatgagagaaaaaacaactggTTATTGTGTCAGTCTGACTCAAAACTGGACTTTAAAAATCCCACGTAAACATTTCAGTCCAACAGATTTAGGCCCCGTCCACACAGAAAAGGGTTCAGATGAGtacgcatttttttttttgtcggagAGGCGTTACTTTCAGACTCTAATGTTCCTCAGCAAAGACATTCTGTCatgtaaagaaaatatttacttaaaatgagtcttagtttatttaattaaacTAACTGTACGAATTGACAGTGTCTTGTATAAAtatttgcacatgcacacacccatCTGTGTGTTTAACACAAACCATATCCCCTACCGTGAATACCTTGCTTGccaagagaaaaaacaacaactctctAAATTATTTTAACCTCCttgaaattgaatttttttgctttgtgcaaatgtttttttttatggagacACTATCTCTATCacctgcatattttgagttattcctcaAAATATTTGAGTTATCACCTGCAGTGGCATGATTATtacaaaaattaaatttttatcCCTGCATTATTTATTACTCTGATGGCCCTTTtctgcattatatatatatatatatatgtgtgtgtgcagaatttatttttacaaaggAGTGAAGGGAAtagtgaaagaaaaaaggagataGAAACAAGAACTACAGGGTGGAACAGCATCCCTACACCCAGTGTATCTACAGTAAAGACAAACCGAGAGTGGTTTTTATGAGtacaaacaaatcaattcaattaaattcaattttatttgtatagtggcAAATTATAATACACATTAAGgcattatactgtacatacacagcATCATggaacccaacagttcacacaatgagcaaacactaactaggcatcagtggagagaaaaaactctcttttaacagaaccagactcaaagatgtgcggccatctgcctcgacaggttggggtgaaaggaaaatttGAAATTTGTCAAAGGTTGAATTTGTGTAATtaggaaatacgtcacagttcaaagttcacttggcttggacaaaagtaaaagacaaatggtctgttttgtgacttctgcacaatttaaaaggaatcataactttgactccaCAACATAtgtgacatttacacacaggAGTAGTACTAGTAGTACTATTCCCACGGCATTATACCAAAGGTGCTCCTGCAGCATCCGTGATCCGTgccatgtgagcactaaggCTTAAGTTTGAATTAAAACGGAATAtcttgttgttttaaattaaaacaaacacacatcgtgggtgtgtgtctgtggcttGTTTTCATATGAACACCTCTATGTGCTCATACAGTGAcaatcatgaaaaacaaatttcAGATCTTGCAAGTCCTAATCCTTTAGTCATCGGTATGAAGCGTACGCCTGTGTGTCACACAGACTACACCGCTGCTGCCTGCTGCCTCAGAAACATCCCCGTCTGTTTATGAGCACTGAGGAGAAAGTGTTTCGTCTTGTTCGTTGCCACAGTGGAATCAGGATCTACATCAAGACAGTCGCGTACAGGCTCGTTCATGTTTCTCTAACAAATATCAGTTAGTCCCGAGGGGAAACGACTCACTCGTACTTAAAGGCAAGTTTTTCCACATGATTTTCTTGCCTTCATTGGAGAGGAAAGAGTTAGAGGGAGAAAGAAGGAGATAATGTGTGAGATGACACACGGGGGACACAATGGGGTGTGTCATCAGGACTAGAAAGGCGCTACgctaaatacagaccatttaaaaaTCAATCCACTAATTGATCATAAGAAGGTAAAGTCCTGGTACAATTTCAGTCAtgattcaaatgtaaacagtgcTTAAACACATGCAGCATTCTTACTGGGGACACTGTGACATAATGCATTATAGCCCCTTACACAGTCTTacataaagtaccttaaagggatacttaagtaaaaagaatgttaccagaaaatgaagttgaagtcaccttttttaataatattatttcaaaagtcattttctgatataaaatgtacttaaaagaaagtgaggagttaggattgagccatggtggatcagtggtagggtgagttgtctttcaactggaaggttgtgggttagtCAAAATGTGTCCTTGACTAGAAAaagagactagaaaagctctatataaatacagaccataatactcaACTCTTGCTCACCcggttttatttggtagtaacgagtaacaaagatagttagagtaGTACAGTATCATCACTAACTTAACTTGAGATGCTATCTCATCAACATCTCCAttcttttaaatattcatgaaCGATGCCCACAGTGCTGAGAGTATAAATGAACCTGACCTCTTTCTCAAACCACAACGACTACtgacctaaccttaaccttaatcttaaccttaaccatacaACATTAAAGAGTAACTAAAGACCCTGGTCTGAGGCTAACTCCGCCCactgcctgattttgaaaatctacaaaaagtggGCAGGGAGTTATCAGTctgaggaggcggagtcagacatcCGTGGCCATtaaatcaattttctcctccgcatgcaTACCCGGACTctcctgtcttagtcggactacggccttagctcgattaaactgtgcatgtcaATGTACTTAAGtgactcttgtttttgtctcattcatCCAGCTGGCGCCGAAAAGAAGTATGTGGAGGAGGAGACCCATGCTGTTGTTTCCAGCGTTCTTCATATCCCTCGTTCTCTTCCGTAAAGATTTCAGACAGATGCTGACTTTCATCCCTGGAATCATCAAAAACCAAGTATCTGCAGAATCGGGTCCTTATGTGTCTCCAGGTCCGTATTTGGTGGAATATCCCTACCAGTATCACTTCATCATGAATGAGCCGCAGAAATGTGCAGTGCAGAAGCCTTTCTTGGTTCTGGTGGTCCACGTGGCGCCACAAAACAGGGCTCATCGTGACATCATCCGTAAAACATGGGGAAGTGAAAGTGTGGTACTGGACAAAGTGGTGACGGTGTTCTTCCTGCTGGGGCTGTACACTGGAGAGGGAGGCGAGCAGCTCCGAgaacagctgctgcaggagagCAAGGAGCACCGCGACCTGATCCAGAGCGACTTTGTGGACCGCTACAAGAACCTGACCATCAAGACCATGGTGATGATGGAGTGGCTGGACGCCTACTGCTCCAACGCATTCTACGCCATGAAGATCGATTCGGACGTGTTCCTGAATGTTCCCAATCTCATCGCACTGTTGTCAAACGCTCCAAAGTCGTACTACATGACCGGCCGTGTAGAGAGAGGAGCTGAAGTTCTTAGAAATTCAACATCAAAATGGTTTGTTCCTGAGGAGATTTACCCTCAATACTTTTACCCCACATATGCTCTTGGTTTGGGCTACATCATGTCTTTGGACCTCCCAAAGAAACTGGTGGAGGCAGCCAAACACATTAAAGCTCTTTACATTGAAGACGTGTATGTGGGCATGTGCATGGAACACTTGGGCATCCCCTTCACTGACCCTCCAAGTGTGTTGGATTTTAACGTTTCTCCTGTGATCTACAATCACTGTGCTTTCCATAGCCTCATAGCCACAACGGTTGAGGATCGCGTCAACCTTTTATCGCTTTGGGAACACTTTCACAGCTCTGACACATTTGACTGTGACCAATTCAACCTAAACGAGTACGTACAAAGATTGAAAAttagattatctggccaaatacACCCAAGCCCAAGTATGATTATTAGTGTCCAATAATATACACTGTTTGCCATGAATTGCATTAAAAGATGTCAGATTAAATTCAAACAAAAGGTCTTATTCCTTTTAAATTTGGTTCACACATTTGTTACCATCTGTATTAGTGAGCACTACACCTTAAAATGTGCGGTTCTATTACTCAACATGATGTCAAAACAAAGGGTTTATTTACCCCACCTCATCTAACTGCATAGCCTCATAGTCTGTCCATGTGGACCCCATAATGGTTATATCCGATCAGACAACATGGGTCCCAAGCAGGTATGTCCGTGGTTCTACATtttactgaaaccatatgggacctgcatAATTTGCCCACTTCAGACTCAGTGGCAAATAGCACCCACTTTGTAACAGGTAGCCTGGAAAAGGTGGGCAcgggcttgaagtgggcaaacacgTGTGGAACCCCCATGGAAACCATGCACAAACCCGCATGGGACCCATATCGTTAGCCTGAGGACCCACAAGGACATGCTAGCTGCCCATGACCTCAACCTCTCCCATCACCTGAGAGACCATCTGAGATCTGCTGCCCAGAAAGCTGAAGAAACTGTTGGACAAATGGTCAGAAAACATCTCAGGGAAGCTTAGCTGAGTGCTAGTCGGCCTTGCCTGGGTATGGACCTGACTGCCATATGCTGCAATGACGACCCAAGTCTGGGCAGATGTCGCTGGTTTAAGCAAACTTTTGTTTTCAGGAGGCCATGTTGGCCAACTTCAGATTCTCCCAATCACAAACCCTGGCGCAATATAGGTGTGCATAGCTTTTGTACACATCCAACATGTTGTTCGCCAAAGAGCAGCTGTCCACGGAGCTCAGATGCCATAACTACATTTTCAACACAAGATGTGTTGTTTGCTTGTAatatattaaacatgttttatgatcTCATTTGTCAAGTGGCTCCACGCGTGTCTGGCTGctgagcttttgtttgtttttttgcactttttgtcAGAAATTCGATGGAGAATTCCTCCAATTAAAGAGTTTGTGGTGAAGCCTTGGCGTCTTTTActgaacacagtgtgtgtgtgtgtgtgtgtgtgtgtgtgtgtgtgtcaccccACTGCTGACATCAGTATTGACCAACGCTTGTCAACCATTAAAGAGATATTGCACTGTTTCTCTTAGAAGAGCTTTTGTTTCTTTGAGTTTTTCATATTCTCACCTGTCAAACTAAGTGAGTCACCTGGACAAGAGGGTTTCAAACAGACGCCActtaatatttatttagattattattattttttttttaataagctgTCGCTTATCTTTgccgttcttcttcttctcttcttgcTTGATAACAGTCCCTCTGGCTTTCTTCATTCCCTCTCTATACTCCATTAAAGCTTTATTTGCTCTTGCTGGCTTTGGTGTATTTGTGTAGCAACACTACAGTGCCACatgcaggcctggcatatgtattgcagcactttctctccccctttgagtctggttctgtcagagatttcttccttttttcccctccctacTGACGcctaggtaggtaggtaaataGACAGGTAAGTATACAGGTagacaggtaggtaggtaggtaggtaggtagggagCAGTGAGGTTCATTCATGACTGGGGAGGCACTCGTCGACCCAAAATAGAagcttatatttaaattttgacCTTAATTGACACATTAAGTTGTTTcaaaagcttttaattatgctttaatcAATTCCATACTGTTCAATAATATgatagcaagaaaaacaaaagaacatttattaatatataggtaggtaggtagacagacagacagacagacagacagacagacagatcagtTTGAGAGCCCTGATCTAGAGGAGAAGAGgatctgtgcttgtgtgtatatACTCGCAAGGATATTGATGATATCGTACTAGTCTTCACTTCACAGGgcttttagggttaggcaaCGGGAAAATAACACGGTGGTTCTCTCCAAGGATTGGAGAGTAAACTCTGGATTCTCTGATCAATCAAGAGTCAGAAAGACCACCAGGGATACATGTAGGTGTAGATTCCAGGATGGGCTTAGATTAGGGTTAGTACAAAAAAATTACCAGACTATGAAGACTATCACcaaatcattttggttaaaaaaaggaGACTTGTCATCCCCAAAAAATATATCTATACCAGAGGTCACCACTAGAGGCTGCCAAAGTACTCACTGTGGAGTACACAGTATTGTAAGGAAAATGATGTGCTGGCCAGATTCAGCAAATGTATGTTAGTACATTTTGTGTATTGGAAATGAACAATTATGATCTTTTGGCAAATAGTTATAACGTCCTAAAGGAAAGTGTCAAACTTACCTACAGAAAGAGCCGGAAGATGGCAGTGATACAACATCATGAAAGAAGAagactgtatttgtatttgtgaccTCTCTATGACCCTTTCTggttgtcaggaccagtggtcctcatgAAGACCCAAAccaggcagaacctcatttctgcatttaaaaa from Solea solea chromosome 5, fSolSol10.1, whole genome shotgun sequence harbors:
- the LOC131459886 gene encoding beta-1,3-galactosyltransferase 1-like — encoded protein: MWRRRPMLLFPAFFISLVLFRKDFRQMLTFIPGIIKNQVSAESGPYVSPGPYLVEYPYQYHFIMNEPQKCAVQKPFLVLVVHVAPQNRAHRDIIRKTWGSESVVLDKVVTVFFLLGLYTGEGGEQLREQLLQESKEHRDLIQSDFVDRYKNLTIKTMVMMEWLDAYCSNAFYAMKIDSDVFLNVPNLIALLSNAPKSYYMTGRVERGAEVLRNSTSKWFVPEEIYPQYFYPTYALGLGYIMSLDLPKKLVEAAKHIKALYIEDVYVGMCMEHLGIPFTDPPSVLDFNVSPVIYNHCAFHSLIATTVEDRVNLLSLWEHFHSSDTFDCDQFNLNEYVQRLKIRLSGQIHPSPNSVANSTHFVTGSLEKVGTGLKWANTCGTPMETMHKPAWDPYR